The genomic DNA GATCGGCACGGGATTGCGGTGACACATTGACGGTAGGTCTCGAAAACCTGCCAAACAATGCAGTTTGGCGCGAAAACTTATCGCACCGGAGGCGCATCATTCTCGATAGTCGTGAATGAGGTGAAACGCGCTTGGGGCAGGCCGATCGGGTTCCGCTCACCCGACAACTCGACCTCGGTGGGGAGTCCCACGTCGCTCGCAGATCGAGCCACCGTGAGGGTTACCCGACCCGGCTCGACGGCCTTGACACGGTCGACCCCCGTGATCGCGAGAGCCTCGACCGGGATCGTGAACGAGAGTCGGGTGGATGTCCCCGCGGCGATATCGACCCGCGCAAATCCGAGGAGGCGCCGCACGGGCTGAACCACGCTCGCATACGGCGTGCCCACGTACAGCTGCACGACATCGGCGCCCGGGCGATCGCCGATGTTGGTCACGTCGACGGTGAGCGTCACGACATCCCCATCCGTGTCCACGACCGTGTCGGCGTGCACGAGCGCGTGCTCGAAGGTCGTATAGCTCAGCCCATGACCGAACGGGTACGCGGGGGTGGGGTCGATGTTGCTCACGCCGTCGCTGCGCAGGGCGAGTGGGGGCGCGAGATAGGTGCTCGGCTGCGATCCGGCGAGCGCGGGGATCTGCACGGGCAGCCGGCCCGATGGATTGACGGCACCGCAGAGGATGTCGGCGAGAGCTCCCGCGCCCTCCTGTCCCGGAAAGAACGTCTGCAGGATCGCGGATGCACGCGTGGGGGCGGAGGCGAGCGAATAGGGGCGGCCCGAGCTGACGACCACGGCAGTCGGTGTGCCGGTCTCGAGCACGGCCGTCAGGAGATCCTGCTGGGCGCCGGGCAGCGTCAGGTCGGTGGCATCGCAGCCCTCACCCGACGTGCCATGGCCGAACATGCCCGAGCGGTCGCCGACGAAGAGCAGCACGATATCCGCGTCGCGCGCCGCTCGGACGGCGTCTTCGATGCCTTCCGTTTCGCCCCCCGACACCGAGGTCCCCGACTCGTGCACGATCTGCGCACCGGGGAACGCCCCACGCACCGCATCCAGATAGGTCGGCGCCGAGATGCCGAGTTCGAGGCCGGGATGGTGCGGCAGCACGTGATTGGGGAACGAGTAGCACCCGAACAGGCATCCGGGATCGTTCGTGACGGGGCCGACCACCGCGATGCGGGCGGGGGCCTCGGTAAGCGGCAGCAGCCCGTCGTTGCGCACCAGCACGATCGAGCGCTCGGCGACCGCACGAGCGGCGCGGATGTTGTCGGCACTGTCCAGATCGACACCGGTCGCATCGGGGGCGCTCCAGTCGGGGTCGAGCAGCCCCAGTTCGAGTTTCTGGCGCAGCACGCGCTCGGCGGCGCGGTCGATATCCGTCTCCGACAGGGCTCCCGAAGAGACCAGCTCGGCGAGGTGGGTGAATCCCATGCGGTGCGGAAGTTCGACATCCATCCCGGCGCGCATGGCCAGGCGTGCCGCATCCGACTCGTTCCGCGCGATGCGATGCATCGAGTGCAGGAACGGAATGGCCCAGTAGTCCGAGACCACCGTGCCCTCGAAACCCCAGGTGTCGCGCAGCAGACGGGTCAGCAGATCGTGATCCGCGCCCGCCGGCACACCATCGGTGTCGGTGTAGGAGTTCATGACCGAGCGGGCCGTCTGCAGCGCACGCTCGAACGGCGGAAGGATCACGTCCTGCAGCTCCCGCACGCCGATCGAGACGGGCGCGTGGTTGCGGGCGCCGCGGGAGGCGGAATACCCCGCGAAGTGCTTGGGAGTGGCGACCACGCCCGCGGATTCGATGCCCTCGACGTACGCCGTGCCGATCTCGGCGACGAGGTTCGGGTCCTCGCCGATGGTCTCTTCCACGCGACCCCAGCGGTAGTCGCGCACCACATCCAGCACCGGGGAGAGCCCCTGCTGCACGCCGAGGTCGCGAAGATCTCCGCCGATTCGAGCGGCCATCTCGCGCACGATCTGCGGGTCGAACGTCGCTCCCCAGGCCAAGGGGGTGGGGTAGACCGTCGCCTTCCACGCGGTCACCCCGGTGAGGCATTCCTCGTGCGCGACAGCGGGGATACCGAAGCGGTTGCCCTCGGTCACCGCGGTCTGGAGCGCGGCCAGGCGGCGTCCACCCTCGGCGGGGTCGATCGGCGCGGTGCCGTAGTTGCGCGTGATCTGGCCGAGTCCACCGACGACGGCCTGCTCGAACGACTCGGCCCGCAGGTGTGTCTCCTGCATGGGGGCGACGTCGCCCTCCGCCTCCTCAGAACCCGGCCAGCTGCTGCCGAGTTGAGCGATCTTCTCGTCGAGGGTCATCGCGTCCAGCAGGGCACGGATGCGGGTCTCGGCGGAGAGGGTGAGGTCGCGCCAGGGCGCAGTCGACTGAGGCATGTGTCGCTTTCGATCGGAGAAAAGAAGAAGACGAAGGAGAAGGAGGAGAAGGAGCGGGGGCCTACGGCGGGGGCGGCGCGGTGGAATCGCGAACCACCAGGTGTGTTGCCAGTTCGACACGCTTGGTGGCGAAGGTTTCGCCGCGCGCGAGCCGCAGGAGCGCGTTGACGGCGGTGCGACCGATATCGGCAATCGGCTGGTGAACGGTCGTCAGGTTCGGCGCCGACGAGCGGGCGAGGACCGTGTCGTCGAAGCCGACGACGGAGAGCTCCTCGGGTACGCGGATTCCGCGGCGTCGAGCCGCCTCCATGACACCCATCGCAGAGATGTCGGATCCGGCGAAGATCGCTGTGGGGCGATGCGGCGCATCGAGCAACTCGCCGCCCGCGGTCAGTCCGTGCTCGAAGGTGTACGAATGCCGCGGCACGGTCTCGACGTTCACACGGCGCCCCGCCGCGCCCATCGCGGCCGACCACCCCGAGACCCGCGCGACGTCGCACGCGGCGTTCGGGTGTCCGCCGATGTAGGCGATGCGGGTGTGACCGAGCTCGAGGAGGTGCTCGGTAGCGGCGTAAGCACCGGCCCAGTTCGTCGCGCCGATGCTCATCGTCGCCGTGCGCGGGAAGTCGATGGGATCGACCAGCACCATGGGCAGGCCCACGGCACGGAGCGCCTTCTCGCGAGCCGCGGAATAGCGCGTCGTCACCTCGATGACCCCCGCGCGACTCCGCTCCGCCAGCGTGCGCGCCCACGCCACCGGGGAGGGGTCGCCCAAGAGGTCGAGGCGACGCGTGACGAGCGCGGCGCCGAGGTCGCCCGCCGCCTCCATGGCGCCGCCGAGAAGGGCGAACATGTACGGGTTGCGCTCGTCGAAGGGCTCGACGAGCAACTCGAACGTCGGTTCCGCGAGCCGGGACGCCGATAGCTGTCGTTCGCCGTGCGTCACGTAACCGAGCTCGGCGATGACGTTCTGCACGCGCTGTCGCGTCTCTTCACCCACGCCCGTGCGACCGTTGACCACCTTCGACACCGTCGCGACGGAAACATGGGCACGTTCCGCGATCGAGGACAGCGTCGTCCGGCGCCCGGTCAGGGCATCCGAGGGGTCCCGATGACCGGCACCGTCGATCACAGACGATCGAGAATGCGTCAGAACCATCAACCCCACCTCACTTCCGGCATCTTCACCAAAATCAGAGTAAAAGTCGCAGCCACTTCTTGTACGAATCGCGAAAGCTTTTCGCTCGGGCGCGACGCACGTGGGGGTGCCGTGGTGCGCCTGCGCGCACAACGGCACCCCCACGTGACGGATGCTCTTACGGGTGCGTGCGGCGCCGTCGGGCACCGGCCACAACGAGGGCACCACCAGTTCCGAAGACGAGCAGAGCCGCCATGGTCAGCCACGCCAGGGTCGCCGTATCGAAGCCCGTGTTCGCGAGCGACGCACCCGAGCCCGAGCCCGAAACGGTCACCGACAGCCACACCGACCCCGACTCCGCCCCGCGTACCTCGATACGGTGCGTGCCCGGTTCGAGATCACTCGGAATCACGACCGTCTGGTTCACAGCGCCGCTGGAGGACGCGGCGCCCGACCACAACAGCACGGGCGTCGAGTGGATCCAGATCTGCACCGCCTCGCCCGGCTCGAAGCCGGACGCCGTGACCACAATGGACCCGCCCTGGCTGGCGGTACTGGACGACACGCTCGCAGTCGGAGTCGCTTCGGGCACACTGCCCGGCGTCACCGTCAGGACGACTGAGCGAGCCTCTTCGACGTTGCCCGCGACATCCACCGACCGGTATTGCAGCTCGTGGTCGCCGAGCTCGGTGAACGAGACTCCCTCGCTCGCGGCCGGAACCCACGTGGCCCCACCGTCCGTGGAGTACTCGGTCGTAGCCACACCCGACACGCTGTCGACCGCGTCGAAGGTCGCGGTGACGGTCGAACCGAGGGACGCCTCGCCCGACTCCGGGTCGGTGTCTACGGATGTGACCGGAGCGATGCCGTCGATCTTGACGTCGAGGCTTCCCGCCGAACCTTCGATCGGCTCTCCCGCTTCCGTCGCACGATAGAACACGGTCGTGATCCCCTGCGCCGCCACGACGATGTCGTCGCTGGCCGCAACCCAGTCCGCGTCATCCCCGAGTCGGTACTCGACGGTCGCCGTCTCGCTGTCGTCGACGAGAGCCACGGTGACGGGACCGACGAACCAGCCGGCCTCGTTGGCCGGGAGCTCGCTCGTCAGCGTCGGCGTCACGACGACGGGTTGCGGCGCCTCGACGGTGACGGTGTCCCACACGATCGGTGTCGAATCGAACTGGACGGCAATCTTCAGCTCGACGCCCACTTCGAGATCGGCGGGGAGCGTCACACTGCCCTTCTCGGATGCATCGAAGTCGACGACCCCCAGGTCGAGGGCAGCGTCACTGCCCGAGAACGCGTAGACATGGCCGGGGACATTCGCGTGCGAAGCCACGGGAGCAGGCTCGTCAACCGCAGCGTTCAGCTCGAGCGTCGCCTCGGACGGCACCGTGTCCTGCGCGACGAGCGCCGTGGACTGCCGACCCGAGGTCAACGCCGCCGCGGTCGGCGCCTCGGCGACGAGCATCCACTCCTGCCCGTCGTCCGCGGCGGCGTCGGACGAAGCATCGATGCTGGCACGCAGGTCGACCGCGCCTCCGCCGCCCGCGTTGGTCATGTAGACCTCGGTGTTCTTCACGGACTGGATCTTGTAGTAGCCGTCGCTCGTCGGGACGAGGTTCCACAGCTTGTCCGATCCACCATCGTCGACCCACTGGACGACGCGCTGACCGACCGAGGCGTTGCCCTGCCAGATGCCGATCGAGCGGCCGCCCGCCTTGTTCAGGAAGGTGACGTTCTCGCCCTTCTTGGTCACGTGCCAGCGCTGCGTGTCGTTGACCGGGTTGTTCGTCCAGGTGATGATGTCCTCGCGGTTGCCCGTCAGGCTGACGTCCTGTGTCTTATCGGCGTCGGTGCTGATGATCTGCCCCGTGGCGCGGTTCTGGATGCTGTAATACGCACCGTCGCTGTGCCCGAGATCGACCTCGGAGTACTTCACCGGACCGATGCTTCCGCCCGCCCATGCGGCCTGCAGGACGAGGAGGCGTCCCGTGCCGTCGACGTACTGGATGTTGCGGCTGTACCCGCCGGGAAGCGACGTCTGGTAGGCCTTCCAGGTACCGTCGCTACGACCCGACTCGTTCACCCACACGTTTCCACTTCCGGACGCGTTGAACACGATCCGGCCGTCGGGGAAAGTGGTCAGAACCGGGCTGCCCCCGCGTGCGAGCGCACCGCCGGCGCTCGGCAGCGCCGTGATGTTGGTGCCGTTGGCCTCGCTGACCTTGTAGAACTCGAGCGGGTCGTCGGCGATCTTGTACTTCGTGTCGTCTCCGCCTCCGAAGTACTCGAAGGTCATCATCCACTTGCCGTCCGTGGTGGGGGCGACGGTGGTCATGCCGGGACGGCCACCACCGATCTGCGTCTTCCCGTTACCCATGTCCTGGGTGTAGCCGGGAACGTCTATCACCGGAGCGCTCCACCCTGCTGATGTGCCGTCCCACGTCTTGTGGAGCAGCACCTGGCCCTGCGAATCGGTGGCCGTGTCGTCATCGGGGTCGATGACGGGGATGCCGGTGGTGGCGTCGTAGCTCAGGTAGTCCTGTTCGTCGGAGTAGTACGCGACGAGCTGGCCCTCGTAGACCATCAGGAACGGCTCCCAGATGGGATCGACCTGGTCGTAGGTGTTCGCCTCGGACGTGCGCCCCTTGGCGCCGGCGCTGCCGCCCTGCCAACCGCCCTCCGCGATGATGTTCAGCAGGCTCCAGCTCTGTCCCTCGTCCGTGCTCGCGTACAGGGCGAGCGCGAGGTCCTGGCGGTCGCCGTCTCCGCTCGGCGCCCAGTTCGGGTCGGCCGCCTTCTGCTCGTTGTAGTACTGGTCATCGCCCGACACGATGTTGGCCAGCAGCAGCGTGCCCGCGGCCAGATCACCGACAGTCTCCGGCATGACGTAGAGGTAGGGGTTGGTCCAGTTGCTGGTGTACTTCGCATACTGCGGGTCGCTCGAAGCCTCCGCGGGAGCGGGCACGTCCGTGAGCTTGCGCCAGGTCGTGCCGTAGTCGTCGCTGACGTGGATCGGCATCTTCTGTCCGACCACAGCGCTCTCGCTGTCCTCGAACGTCGCGACGATCCTTCCGCTCGGTAGCTGCGCCGACTTCGGGTAGAGAACACAGGGACGCTTGTTGCAGTCCTGCGGGTTCTCGGCCGTGTACAGATCACCCGGGCCAGGTTGGTATGCCGCGGCTGGCATACCAACGGCGGCTGCGCCGATAATCACACCTATCGAGGTAGCGATGGCGAGTGTTCTACGAAAGATGGTGGGCTTCATTGCGGTTCCTCTCGAGCAAATCACCGATGATTCAGATAGAGATGTTGGCCCAGGTGGGCTGCTAACGGTGCGATTTGGCAAACGTTTCGTGATGCGTCGTTGCATGTACTCGAAACCGGTACGGTCGGCGTCGAGGCCGAATTCCACAAGTCGGAGCCGATATGGCACATCTGCGCGGCGACTCAGTCGGAGTTGATGTCAATGATCTGCTTATGCAAGAAATGGTCTCGGCTTAATGCGCGAACTCCTATGACGTGCAGAGTTTCGTCACGCCTCGGCCCTCACTACACGGGTGACTTCGGACCGCAATCCCGACGCGGGTGAGAGGCCGCCACGCCCCACGACTACCAACGAAAAAACGGATGAACCCCGACTTTAGGGGTTCATCCGTCCACGATGTCCTGAGACATCACATGGCGGTGACGGTGGGATTTGAACCCACGGTAGGGGTGAACCTACACAACATTTCGAGTGTTGCACCTTCGGCCGCTCGGACACGTCACCGCTGAAGAGTTTACGCGAGGTTTGCCACGCGAGCGAATCGCGTTCTCAGCGCCAAAAATACGACGACCTTCCCGTCGCGCAACTAACGTGTCGATATGGCCGAAACGATGACACCCGCACAGCGCCGCGTACTCACAATCGCTGTTCTCGCGTCATTCGTGGCATTTCTCGACGGCACTGTCGTGAACGTTGCGCTCCCCGCTATCCGCGCCGAGCTCGGCGGCGGACTCACCACACAGCAGTGGGTCGTCGACGCCTATCTGATCACGCTCGGGGCGCTCATCTTGTTTGCCGGCTCCGTCAGCGACGCCTTCGGTCGCACGGTTGTGCTCCGCATTGGCCTCATCGGCTTCGGCGTGACGTCTCTTGCGGCGGGTCTTGCCCCCGACCCCGTCTTCTTGATTGCCGCGCGCGCGGCTCAGGGCGCCGCCGGTGCTTTTCTCGTTCCGAGCTCGCTCGCCCTCATCACCGAAGCATTCGACGGGCCGGTGCGCGGTCGAGCGATCGGCATCTGGACGTCGATGACGACGGGTGCCATGATCGCTGGTCCCCTCGTCGGCGGCGCGCTGGTCGATCTCGTGTCGTGGCGCCTGGTCTTCGTCATCAACGTCATCCCGATCGCCTGCGCCCTCTGGATGCTGCGGCTGAAGCACACATCTGACGAACGAAACCCGGATGCCACAATCGATATCCTCGCGGCGGTCATGTGCACGCTCGGCCTCGGCCTCACGGTCTTCGCACTTATCGAACAGCCAAACCTCGGCTGGGGCGATCCCGCGGTGTGGGCAACGTTCGTGTCCGGCATCGTCCTGTTTACCCTGTTCCTGTTGCGGCAACGCACCTCACGGGCGCCGATTCTGCCGCTCGATATGTTCCGTGCCCGTAACTTCTGGTCGGGAAACGTCGCGACCTTCTTCATCTACGCGGCGCTGTCGCTGAATGGATTCGTACTGTCGGTCTATCTGCAGCAGGGCGCCGGATTGTCGGCAACACTGGCGGGGCTCGCCAGCATCCCGATGACGCTGTTGATGGTCGCGTTGAGCTCTCGAGCCGGTTCACTTTCTGACCGCTTCGGTCCGCGCATCTTCATGACGGTCGGACCGCTCATCATCGCGGCAGGATGCCTCATGCTCCTTTCGGTCTCAGGTGACTTCAACTACTGGACCCAAGTGCTCCCGGGCCTCATCCTGTTCGGACTCGGCCTCTCGATCACGGTGTCACCGCTCACGTCGGCCGTGCTGGGAGCAGTTGATGCGAAGCGATCTGGCACAGCATCCGCTGTCAACAACGCGATTTCGCGCGTAGCAGGGCTCCTCGCGATCGCGGCCATCGCCACGATCGTGGACGGAAGCCTTGACCTGAACGGCTTCCATCGCGCCGCCATCGTGACCGCCGCGCTCATGGTGCTGGGCGCTATCGTCTCTTTTCTTGGGATTCGCAGCCAGCGCAGACCTTCGCCCTGACACACTGGGTGCATGAGCGTGATCGAGAACTCGAAACTGACCGTCGTCGGCGCTGGCAGCGTCGGCTCCAGCACCGCATACGCGGCTCTCATTCGGGGTTCGGCACGCCACGTCGCTCTCTACGACATCGCGACCGAGAAAGTCGAGGCTGAGGTACTCGACCTCGCCCACGGCACGCAGTTCACAGGTGCCAGCGACATCATCGGCGGCAGCGACATCTCGGTCGCCGAGGGCTCACACGTTGTCGTCATCACGGCTGGCGCGAAGCAGAAGCCCGGCCAGACCCGCATCGAACTGGCGGGAACGAACGCCAACATCTTGAAGACGATGCTGCCGCAACTTCTCGAAGTAGCGCCCGACGCTTTCTACGTCATCGTGACGAACCCTTGCGACGTGCTCACGGTTCTCGCGCAAGATGCGACCGGCCTGCCGCCCGAGCGCATCTTCGCCTCGGGCACGGTGCTCGACACATCGCGACTGCGATGGAAGCTCGCCCAGCGCGCCGGCGTCTCGTCATCGAGCGTGCACGCCTACATCGTCGGCGAACACGGCGACACCGAGTTTCCGCTGTGGTCGAACGCGACGATCGGTACGGTTCCGATTCTCGATTGGGAGAGCCCCGGCCACCCACGCATGACGACAGATGAGCTCGATGAGATCGCCATCGATGTGCGCGACGCGGCCTACAAAGTCATTCAGGGTAAGGGCGCCACCAACTACGCGATCGGCCTCTCGAGTGCACGCATCGTCGAGGCGATTCTCGGCGACGAGCACTCCGTCATGCCGGTGTCTACCGTGCTGAGCAACTACCACGGCATCGACGGTGTCGCCCTGTCGGTTCCCTCGATCGTCAGTGCGTCGGGTGCGATCCCGATTCACGAAACGCCCTTCAGTTCCAACGAGTTCGAGCTTCTCGCGCGCTCGGCTGCGACGCTCCGCGAGGCCGCGACGACATTGCGCTAACCGGCCGTGTGCGCGCCAGGGATCGCGCCGATGAGTTCGCGCGTGTAGTCGGTGCGCGGGCTCTCAAAAATAGACGTCGCTGTGCCCTGCTCGAGGAATTCACCGCGGCGCATCACGGCGATCTGATCAGAGACCTGACGGATAACACCGAGGTCGTGCGAGATGAAGAGATAGGTCAGCCCGAAGTCAGCCTGCAGATCAACGAGCAACTGCAGCACCTGCTCCTGCACCGAGACGTCGAGGGCCGACACCGGCTCATCGAGCACCAAGAACTCGGGGCGAAGGGCAATCGCACGGGCGATGGCGACGCGCTGGCGTTGACCACCCGAAAGCTGTGCCGGGGTGCGATCGATGAGGGCGGCATCCAACTGCACTTGCCCCATGAGGTCTCGCACGGCCGCGGCACGTTCGCGTCGCGACGACGTGCCGAAAGCACGGAGCGGCTCGGCGACGATCGCACCGACCTTCATCCGGGGATCCAGCGAACCGAACGGGTTCTGGTAGACGACCTGAATGCGACGTCGGAGCTGGCGCAGCTTCTCACCGCGGAGCGCCGTGATGTCAGCGCCGTCAAACATGATGCGGCCACTGTCGGAGGGAACGATACGCGCGATCATTCGCGCCGTCGTGCTCTTGCCCGACCCTGACTCGCCCACGATCGAGAACGTGCTGCCGCGCGGAATCTCGAACGAGACATCCTTCGCTGCCGCAACCCCACCGCGACCGTAAGTCTTCGACAGCCCATCGACCGACAGCAGGATGCCTTCGCGCACCTGCCGCGCTTCGGCTGTCACCGTCGGTTCTAAGCGTCGACTGTTGAGGCCAGGAGCCGCCGCAACCAGGCGCTGGGTGTACTCGTGTGTCGGCGAGGCAAGTACGTCTTGCGCATTTCCCGCTTCGACGATGCGCCCCTTGTTGACGACGACGATGCGGTCGGCCCGATCGGCCGCGACAGCGAGGTCGTGC from Microbacterium endophyticum includes the following:
- a CDS encoding glycoside hydrolase family 3 N-terminal domain-containing protein; the protein is MPQSTAPWRDLTLSAETRIRALLDAMTLDEKIAQLGSSWPGSEEAEGDVAPMQETHLRAESFEQAVVGGLGQITRNYGTAPIDPAEGGRRLAALQTAVTEGNRFGIPAVAHEECLTGVTAWKATVYPTPLAWGATFDPQIVREMAARIGGDLRDLGVQQGLSPVLDVVRDYRWGRVEETIGEDPNLVAEIGTAYVEGIESAGVVATPKHFAGYSASRGARNHAPVSIGVRELQDVILPPFERALQTARSVMNSYTDTDGVPAGADHDLLTRLLRDTWGFEGTVVSDYWAIPFLHSMHRIARNESDAARLAMRAGMDVELPHRMGFTHLAELVSSGALSETDIDRAAERVLRQKLELGLLDPDWSAPDATGVDLDSADNIRAARAVAERSIVLVRNDGLLPLTEAPARIAVVGPVTNDPGCLFGCYSFPNHVLPHHPGLELGISAPTYLDAVRGAFPGAQIVHESGTSVSGGETEGIEDAVRAARDADIVLLFVGDRSGMFGHGTSGEGCDATDLTLPGAQQDLLTAVLETGTPTAVVVSSGRPYSLASAPTRASAILQTFFPGQEGAGALADILCGAVNPSGRLPVQIPALAGSQPSTYLAPPLALRSDGVSNIDPTPAYPFGHGLSYTTFEHALVHADTVVDTDGDVVTLTVDVTNIGDRPGADVVQLYVGTPYASVVQPVRRLLGFARVDIAAGTSTRLSFTIPVEALAITGVDRVKAVEPGRVTLTVARSASDVGLPTEVELSGERNPIGLPQARFTSFTTIENDAPPVR
- a CDS encoding LacI family DNA-binding transcriptional regulator, whose amino-acid sequence is MVLTHSRSSVIDGAGHRDPSDALTGRRTTLSSIAERAHVSVATVSKVVNGRTGVGEETRQRVQNVIAELGYVTHGERQLSASRLAEPTFELLVEPFDERNPYMFALLGGAMEAAGDLGAALVTRRLDLLGDPSPVAWARTLAERSRAGVIEVTTRYSAAREKALRAVGLPMVLVDPIDFPRTATMSIGATNWAGAYAATEHLLELGHTRIAYIGGHPNAACDVARVSGWSAAMGAAGRRVNVETVPRHSYTFEHGLTAGGELLDAPHRPTAIFAGSDISAMGVMEAARRRGIRVPEELSVVGFDDTVLARSSAPNLTTVHQPIADIGRTAVNALLRLARGETFATKRVELATHLVVRDSTAPPPP
- a CDS encoding RICIN domain-containing protein; this encodes MKPTIFRRTLAIATSIGVIIGAAAVGMPAAAYQPGPGDLYTAENPQDCNKRPCVLYPKSAQLPSGRIVATFEDSESAVVGQKMPIHVSDDYGTTWRKLTDVPAPAEASSDPQYAKYTSNWTNPYLYVMPETVGDLAAGTLLLANIVSGDDQYYNEQKAADPNWAPSGDGDRQDLALALYASTDEGQSWSLLNIIAEGGWQGGSAGAKGRTSEANTYDQVDPIWEPFLMVYEGQLVAYYSDEQDYLSYDATTGIPVIDPDDDTATDSQGQVLLHKTWDGTSAGWSAPVIDVPGYTQDMGNGKTQIGGGRPGMTTVAPTTDGKWMMTFEYFGGGDDTKYKIADDPLEFYKVSEANGTNITALPSAGGALARGGSPVLTTFPDGRIVFNASGSGNVWVNESGRSDGTWKAYQTSLPGGYSRNIQYVDGTGRLLVLQAAWAGGSIGPVKYSEVDLGHSDGAYYSIQNRATGQIISTDADKTQDVSLTGNREDIITWTNNPVNDTQRWHVTKKGENVTFLNKAGGRSIGIWQGNASVGQRVVQWVDDGGSDKLWNLVPTSDGYYKIQSVKNTEVYMTNAGGGGAVDLRASIDASSDAAADDGQEWMLVAEAPTAAALTSGRQSTALVAQDTVPSEATLELNAAVDEPAPVASHANVPGHVYAFSGSDAALDLGVVDFDASEKGSVTLPADLEVGVELKIAVQFDSTPIVWDTVTVEAPQPVVVTPTLTSELPANEAGWFVGPVTVALVDDSETATVEYRLGDDADWVAASDDIVVAAQGITTVFYRATEAGEPIEGSAGSLDVKIDGIAPVTSVDTDPESGEASLGSTVTATFDAVDSVSGVATTEYSTDGGATWVPAASEGVSFTELGDHELQYRSVDVAGNVEEARSVVLTVTPGSVPEATPTASVSSSTASQGGSIVVTASGFEPGEAVQIWIHSTPVLLWSGAASSSGAVNQTVVIPSDLEPGTHRIEVRGAESGSVWLSVTVSGSGSGASLANTGFDTATLAWLTMAALLVFGTGGALVVAGARRRRTHP
- a CDS encoding MFS transporter, which codes for MAETMTPAQRRVLTIAVLASFVAFLDGTVVNVALPAIRAELGGGLTTQQWVVDAYLITLGALILFAGSVSDAFGRTVVLRIGLIGFGVTSLAAGLAPDPVFLIAARAAQGAAGAFLVPSSLALITEAFDGPVRGRAIGIWTSMTTGAMIAGPLVGGALVDLVSWRLVFVINVIPIACALWMLRLKHTSDERNPDATIDILAAVMCTLGLGLTVFALIEQPNLGWGDPAVWATFVSGIVLFTLFLLRQRTSRAPILPLDMFRARNFWSGNVATFFIYAALSLNGFVLSVYLQQGAGLSATLAGLASIPMTLLMVALSSRAGSLSDRFGPRIFMTVGPLIIAAGCLMLLSVSGDFNYWTQVLPGLILFGLGLSITVSPLTSAVLGAVDAKRSGTASAVNNAISRVAGLLAIAAIATIVDGSLDLNGFHRAAIVTAALMVLGAIVSFLGIRSQRRPSP
- a CDS encoding L-lactate dehydrogenase, which translates into the protein MSVIENSKLTVVGAGSVGSSTAYAALIRGSARHVALYDIATEKVEAEVLDLAHGTQFTGASDIIGGSDISVAEGSHVVVITAGAKQKPGQTRIELAGTNANILKTMLPQLLEVAPDAFYVIVTNPCDVLTVLAQDATGLPPERIFASGTVLDTSRLRWKLAQRAGVSSSSVHAYIVGEHGDTEFPLWSNATIGTVPILDWESPGHPRMTTDELDEIAIDVRDAAYKVIQGKGATNYAIGLSSARIVEAILGDEHSVMPVSTVLSNYHGIDGVALSVPSIVSASGAIPIHETPFSSNEFELLARSAATLREAATTLR
- a CDS encoding dipeptide ABC transporter ATP-binding protein, with protein sequence MTSQPLLVVDDLRIDYTTPAGTMPAVHGVDFVLNRGEVLAVVGESGSGKSTIAHSLVRLLPDEARVRAGQVRFDGTDLQSLSQRAMRRIRGGRIGFVPQDPSHSLNPLMRVGEQIAETLRRHLGLTQRVAANRAIDILTEVGIPDAELRSTQYPHELSGGLRQRVLIGIAWACTPDLVIADEPTSALDATVQRHVLDRIEALRVAHGTSVLLVTHDLAVAADRADRIVVVNKGRIVEAGNAQDVLASPTHEYTQRLVAAAPGLNSRRLEPTVTAEARQVREGILLSVDGLSKTYGRGGVAAAKDVSFEIPRGSTFSIVGESGSGKSTTARMIARIVPSDSGRIMFDGADITALRGEKLRQLRRRIQVVYQNPFGSLDPRMKVGAIVAEPLRAFGTSSRRERAAAVRDLMGQVQLDAALIDRTPAQLSGGQRQRVAIARAIALRPEFLVLDEPVSALDVSVQEQVLQLLVDLQADFGLTYLFISHDLGVIRQVSDQIAVMRRGEFLEQGTATSIFESPRTDYTRELIGAIPGAHTAG